From Chrysemys picta bellii isolate R12L10 chromosome 1, ASM1138683v2, whole genome shotgun sequence:
actccgtagcagtaaaagaaatggaaaagtattagaaaagatctccaaggccatgaaggaccgaggccataacagggacacacagcagtgccgcgtgaaaattaaggagctacggcaagcttaccacaaagccagagaagcaaacggaaggtccggggcagagccgcaaacttgccgctactacgcggagctgcatgcgatcctagggggtgcagccaccactaccccaaccgtgtgctatgactctctcactggagaaacacacagggaagacggttcggggaacgaggaagatgacgatggaggtactgtaggtagctcacagcagcaaggaagcggagaaaccggtttccccaacagccaggatatgtttgtgaccctggacctggaaccagtaacccccgaactcacccaagaccctcagggcacacaggagacctctggtgagtgtaactttgtaaatatttgtaaacattacaaaaaaaaagcaagcaagtctgttaacgtgtatggggatggagcggaaatcctccagggacatctccagaaagctctcctggttgaaatggggtgattatattaagggggacattcagaggcacccgttcctgctattctgaccagaaatgttccccgctgttaaccacgcggtgggggggaggggtgaagtgatcatcccagagaatcgtgtatgtgtgtgtgggggggggggggaggggggtggtttacttgtgtttgtgccgcatgttaaccgggaaaccgcagccccctccttttacattgaaaccccattttaaatggacaacccaattcatccttgatatgggaaatgcgctgctgtttgcaacctttcccgcatgttaagaaggttaaaaaagccaaaacactgtggcctacgatggctgcctgcaagccgaaatatgcgaccttgtaatgaaagagtgtacccattgttccctaaaatgtgtcttttttaaccacctctcccttctcctccaccagctgcaaatgtttctccttcgcagaggctcgtgaacattagaaagagaaaacgtaagacgagggacgagatgttcacggagctgcagatgtcctcccacgctgatagagcacagcagaatgcgtggaggcagtcaatgtcggagatgagaaaagcccaacatgaacgagaggagaggtggcgggctgaagacgataggtggcgtcagcttgcagacagacggcaagaggcaatgctccgtctgctggagcatcaaagtgatatgctcgagcgtatggttgagttgcaggaaaggcagcaggagcagagaccgccgctacagcccctgtgtaaccaacagccctcctccccaagttccatagcctcctcacccagacgcccaagaacacggtgggggggcctccgtccacccagtcactccaccccagatgatcgcccaagcatcagaaggctgggcttcaataagagttaaagttttaaaatgcagtatgtccttttccatccctcctcccccacccatcccagctaccttggcaattatccccctacctctgtaaggaactaataaagaatgcatgaatgtgaaaaaacaatgactttattgcctctgcaagcaggaggggaggggagggtggggtggggtggttggtttacagggaagtagagtgaaccgggtcgggggggggggggttggagggttcatcaaggagaaacaaacagaactttcacacagtagcctggccagtcacaaaactcgttttcaaagcttctctgatgcgcaccgtgccctgctgtgctcctctaaccgccctggtgtctggctgcgcgtaatcagcggccaggcgagttgcctcaacctcccaccccgccataaaggtctcccccttactctcacagatattgtggagcgcacagcaagcagcaataacaatggggatattcttttcgctgaggtctgagcgagtcagtaagctgcgccagcgcgcttttaaacgtccaaatgcacattccaccaccattcggcacttgctcagcctgtagttgaacaggtcctgactcctgtccaggctgcctgtgtacggcttcatgagccatggcattaaggggtaggctgggtccccaaggatcacgataggcatttcaacatccccaatggtcactttctggtccgggaagaaagtcccttcctccagctttcgaaacagagcagagttcctgaagacgcgagcatcatgtacctttcccggccatcccacgttgatgttggtgaaacgtcccttgtgatccaccagggcttgcagcagcattgaaaagtaccccttgcggtttacgtagtcggtggcttggtgctccggtgacaagatagggagatgggttccgtctatggccccgccacagtttgggaatcccatttcagcaaaaccatccactattgactgcacgttgcccagagtcactacccttgctatcaccaggtctttcattgccctggcaaattggatcacagcagcccccacagtagatttgcccactccaaattgattcccgactgaccggtagctgtctggcgttgcaagcttccacagggctatcgccactcgcttctcaactgtgagggctgctctcatcttggtatcctggcgtttcagggcaggggaaagcaagtcacaaagttccatgaaagtgcccttacgcatgcgaaagtttcgcagccactgggaatcgtcccatacctgcagcacgatgcggtcccaccagtctgtgcttgtttcccgggcccagaatcgccgttccacggtatcaacctgccccagtaacaccatgatttccacattgctggggcctgtgccttgtgagaggtctatggccatgtcaatttcctcatcactctcgtcgccgtgctgcaatcgcctcctcgcctggtccgggtttcgccttggcatgttctggctctgcatatactccaggacaatgcgcgtggtgttcatagtgctcataattgccgcggtgatctgagcgggctccatgatcccagtgctagctatggcgcctggtcagaaaaaaggcgcgaaagtagtatctgatggaccaggaaacggagggcgggagggaaggagggagggagggagggccgagtgacgacatggcgtacaggtacaggaacagggagaaacacaaacaactgtcacacagaatggtgcccccaaagattaaactggaaaccctgggcttagcacgccgttgatttcacggaggaaggggaagcaaatgaacacagaacaaatctattttttacatcttaaggtggcagccgacgctgcagcatgagtgacagccataccaatacgacgacgatgggtaccaatcataaaataccatcatctgccaaaaggcaaggggctgctgctgtgtagcaatgcagccccacgtccgccagccccacgtccgccagcacccagcatcgccctcggcctcttctgggtgcttagcagacaatactgggcaattggcagaaaatagtatattatgactggtaaccgtcatcatcaaaacagtagcatgtctgcccaggtggccatgattgacagccacacca
This genomic window contains:
- the LOC135980843 gene encoding myb/SANT-like DNA-binding domain-containing protein 2, which encodes MESSQDRKRAPAWTEREVRDLLAIWGDEAVIAELRSSKRNGKVLEKISKAMKDRGHNRDTQQCRVKIKELRQAYHKAREANGRSGAEPQTCRYYAELHAILGGAATTTPTVCYDSLTGETHREDGSGNEEDDDGGTVGSSQQQGSGETGFPNSQDMFVTLDLEPVTPELTQDPQGTQETSAANVSPSQRLVNIRKRKRKTRDEMFTELQMSSHADRAQQNAWRQSMSEMRKAQHEREERWRAEDDRWRQLADRRQEAMLRLLEHQSDMLERMVELQERQQEQRPPLQPLCNQQPSSPSSIASSPRRPRTRWGGLRPPSHSTPDDRPSIRRLGFNKS